A stretch of DNA from Leguminivora glycinivorella isolate SPB_JAAS2020 chromosome 12, LegGlyc_1.1, whole genome shotgun sequence:
AGACATGCTGGATCATCCAGACATAGACTTCAAGAACAAGAAGACGAACGTTTACGTCGGGTCTTATATGGACTTCACGACGCATCCTTATGGGGAGACGATGTCTAAGCAATATGTCTTGCTGGGCTATAATGCgctgattttgaattatatGGATGTGCATTGGAGAAATTTTCCATAGTAAGTATAAAAAACGTTGACGGTTATTCGTAATAAGAAACCGCTTCGATTAACACCCTATTTAGGACCGACTTAGTATGTCAAAGAACACTACTACACACTTTACATTTTCATAAATTCTTGACAGTTATTGTTGACTCTGTATTGTTGGCCAAATCTCGGGATTACTTGTCAGAGCGGACcataggctcccatgagccgtggcgaatatgccgggataacgcaaggaggacgatgagtTATTGTTGATTCTGTTGTTAGCCAATTTGAAGCAGAGTTAATTTAAACGGATTCTAGTAAAAgagacttaaataaataaatatcataggacattcttacacagattaactgagtcccaacgtaagctcaagaaggcttgtgctatGGCAggaacaaatcgtcactactttgaaaaaaatctcgtatcttatgcttctcctcaaagttaaaacgcagtaagtctatatgcattccatacatacttactacagttttcttttcattgacagaagaagatacaagttatTTTCAAAGTAGTAacgaaatatctgtgcttattatacaaataaatgcccttaccgggattcaaacccgggaccgccgcgtagcaggcaaggtcactaccgactaggccaaaccggtcgtcaaaagagACTTGAGTTACTTTATATTGGTTGAAACAGTATTAACATCGTATTAACTTCCATTTTTACAGTCCCGTCGCCGCAAAGCTCATGCACCCCGTCAGTAGATACGCCGCTGAAATGCTAGCCAACCTAACAGCTGTAGGCTTGGACCCGAAGCAGCTAGAACTAGTCGGCTGGGGCTTCGGCGGGCAGACCATGGGTCTCGTGGCTAAGAACTACAGAGAAATCACTGGAAAGAACATCTCTATGCTCGTCGCTTTAGATCCATCCGGTCCTTGCTTCAGAACCAACGCTCCAACGGATAGACTAGACCCATCAGACGCAGACTTTGTCCTAAGCGTAGTCACAAACATGGACGGGCATGGAATAGCCACTCCTCTTGGACAAGCAACATTTTATGTCAATGGCGGAGAGTATCAGCCTGCTGATATCTGGTTTGCACCCTGTGACGTCGTCTGCAGTCATATAAAAGCGTACTTCTTCTGGCTATCAGCTTTGCTCAACCCTAAGACGTTCATTGGCATGAAATGTGACACCATACAACAGGCGAGACAACATGATTGCTACGACAGAAAGCCTATGGTCACGAATACGATGGATTTGAAAGTGAATAAGAAGAAGACAGGGATATTTTACGTGACGACGGGGAACAGATACCCGTATGGGATGGGGAAAAGGGGGTTGAGGAAGGAAGACAATCTAGTCATGCGTCAGTTGTCAATGCTTAACGAAAAAGAAGTGTTGAcaatataaatttgaaattgctTTATTTTTATATCCCAGATTCAAATATTGTAGTTCAATTCGCCAGTTTACTACCCATTCATGTAGAAGAAAAGTAGTATTTCTCATCTGGAGGCTTAGCCAACAGCAAAGTTAACGACAATCGTGATTGAAAACGCCACTCAATGCAACCAGAACCCGAGCCACGAACAGGTTTCCATGACTAATCGCCTCCCGCGCGATGGTTCGTATAGTGGTTAACAGCAGCAGTCAGCTGGCACTTTGTGGGTGGGTAGAGGAGTGGCAGCCACCGAAATAAAAAATGAGAATTCAGCCATCGTGCGATGactaccaaaatgttcatagaCCTGCCGTCTAGACTATGGAAAGTTGAAAAATATAATGAAATTGTTATCCTTATGCTgattttttattcttttatcATATATCGATAATGTACCGCTGTCTAATAGTTATCTCTTATCTACGCTTGCTAAGATGAAGTAGTTATTAGTAATCTTGTACATAATAATTGGCTATAAAATGTACAGGTTATATTGTTAAGGGTGAGCTCTatatgttttacaatttataacattataattatgatcTTACCTGTGGACAGAGATCTCGCAGCTGCTTCAATTTTGTACTATACGAAGAACACCACCATCACCAGAACAACACTTATTTAGATGCCTAATGATTATAAACTTACTAACAAACATTCTGCATACTATTTTGAATTACACAGAGACTGTCATTTTAGTATCAATACACATCACATCACATCACTCCCGAGTATTTCATTCTGATAGCACAAAATATGTTCTATATAGACATTCgatacatttttgttatttcCATTCCGTGACCGTTATTATAAATGACCTAATCATAGTGGAAATGAAAGAAAAGCTCGAATTGTTACACAGTTGCAGGTAGAATTAAGTTTCTTAATAATAAAAccaatgaaaaattaaaataaagtttcttttttgtattatttaaatCGCTGACATTTAAGACATATCGGTACTGTCATAGTTTGGCCACCATTGAGGTTAATGCATAGAGATTAGAGTGTTTTAATTAGGCTCCAAACagtttgtaataaataatactatttaTTAATGTTCTTTTAATACACACTCTTACCTTACATCTTTAATTGACTATGGTGATGTATGTTACCCGGACATCTCTGAAGAACTTCTAAGTAAGTTGGATCGATCGCCTTCTCAATAACTGCATACGCTTCATTTTTTTCTTACGCAAATATGATCGATCACATTTCTTCATATCGTTCCCAGCTTGGCTGGCTTCCCATCCGTCAACGACGCAGTGTCCgcatcatagctgggcattaactcgttaatccgttaatcgttaattaacgaagttaacatttcgattaacggattaacttttaagttaactttaaaaaatgttaacggattcgttaacttccgttaaatttcatcgagtccgttaatcgttaatccagcaccccaagcggctcgctgcgccgcgaaaaccacgttcttactgctactgtaaaagcccatactgcttttaccgataaaacctaggttttatcggtaaaagcagatccgtcggttataaacagtctaaagaccaattggcgattttggatcacttattcgagatcttctaaatcttattaggcgtgctagatcgatcactaacctgagaatagagtgcaatcatcaggcatgacagacaaatcgcgcaaccgacgcatcgagttagagtccggttcgggccttagattactctaccaagttatcgtggcccacagcatcgagttgtcatctcaaatctcaatctgaagaaccgacgcaccacgatcgcgaccgcatgaatgacccaataattaccaatccgaagtaaaacctaggatttagccaaccaacggcggtaaaagcccgaagagaccgtaattcgGTTTAacttcggttttttaccgattggcgtcacaggttttaatggtttttggtggatacttagtaaatagaaatacataatacctacagtggagtcctatttttatgacgcgttaacggattatcgattaacttcaacttccgttaaatctaccgaaatgtatcgctttaacgattaacgaagttaactttttaagtaacggattaacgattatcgagaattatttgattaacggtgcccagctatggtccGCATGCTTTGCTCTTTATACCCTGTGCTTAATGATCCACACGCTCCTGTGTACCTCAAGTCCCTCTTTCAGTACTATGGTGTCTCTCACGAGCGCCGGCTATTAAACGTAATACTCGTTCATTTCCAAATTACTGCCTTGGACTTAGACACAAACGAGCGTATTATCCGGCCGTGTTCAAGTCTAAGGCACTAACTTTCcacttattacatttattttccaTGATATTTTAGCTATCGAGTAGTATTCAAAAGTCATGCATGGTATAGGCTCGGAATGttaattactttttttaaatgtaaaacGTGTGACTTTGACCTCAAACACTGACGTTAAACTCTAAAAACCTGACGTGTGTAAACCTAGGCTCAAGAAAATAATTTATACATTGTCTTAAAAAACACACCTTTTGTCTGATGTTCAAAGGTCATTCACTCACTGTAAGCGTACGTATCACACTgtaagtactaaaattataattgtaaaagagtgtctgtctgtcctttTCCAGCTTACACCGTTGAAAAGTTTCAACTTCTAATAATTGTTTGAGGCCCTAGGAAGAACAAGGCATATAAACAAGGCCCGTAACTTTCacgccgatgacatcaatttgacgtcacgctgcatagaggaataagatgattcaaatagttttataataattaatcattattcattaatcaattaaATCATGTACAAAagacttcaaaagtaagctattcatacgtggaataattaatacctacttgatacgtgaaacgaaaaggaaacaatttgttttgttttataatttattgaaatgtggtgaaaaactatttaataatatgtatgtataaaaatagacaaataatttagtttatttttctcgtatcaagtaggtattaattatttcacgtatgaatagactaattttgaagtcatgattaaaatgatcgatgaaatgattaattattaaatagtttatataattatttttaacttttgcTGGCCACATTAGTtagaatattaatttatttacacactagcttttgcccgcggcttcgctcgcgttaaattcgaaaatttcggaatgctccatacaaacttctaccccccatcttagggaagtggggggttagaaagagacaaaaagtagcctatgttaatctccatctcttcaactatctccgcttaaaggCTCCAGTACACAATGGCTTGTGATGGGCCACGCTTTGCAATGCACAATTGTAGGCCACGGTCACTTGGTGTTCACACAGTGGCGCATGTCTCATTGCTGGCTGGCAAACCACTTGCGATGGACATAGAAGTTATTACGGCTGcggctatttatttataaactgttTACAAGTATTACAGGCTCAGATTGATATAAATCAATAAACTTTAAAAGTTTCTTCATTGCTCCACGGTACTGATATTTTGGGCGATCAAAAATTCTAGTTCTAGCAACAAAAAAGTGCACTATCCCGGTCAGGCGGTCAGTGACAAACTAAACAATGGCCGATTGTGTGAACACCACAGGCCACGCTACGCCACGATTCCTTTGAAGTGTGCCCAAAAAACCGACAACTCCCCGATTGCGCACCACGATTGACAATTGTCCGCCATCATACACCATTACCCCCTGTACACAATGGCGATGGCCTGTAGTGGGCCAGCATGTGCCATTGTGTACTGGAGCCTTaacaaatcacgtcaatacgtcgctccgttttgccgtgaaagacggacaatcaaacagacacacactttcccatttataatattactattagtatggatatatatcCACCTATATAGGTACACAAATATTAGAATACTTAACTATCCAGACAGAGTCATCCTTGTCAGATCAGGCAAGATGGTGATTGTCTTGAGAACGTCACATGTATCTTCAAGTTcaaaatggtcgcgcaccgtgcggtttcagaggaatttcctcccacgaacgctccggctgtggaatgagctatgtcgaggtattcccgatgaactacagtatggggttcttcaaaaaaggagtgtacaagtttctaatgggtcgacaacgcgcacgtgacaccccttgagttgcaggtgtccataggttacggtgaccgctttccatcaggcgggccgtatacctgtttgccaccgacgtggtataaaaaaaaaaagttcaaaccCGCAGTACGTCAACATCATTAAGTTCACTTATGTGCTTCAATATTTCCGCGCCATTCCTTTTCAAGCCGCTCTTACCCAAATAATACGGATAATTAGGACTCGTTGCCAAGTAATAAATACCAGGCTTACTCCTATCCGTATACAGATCCAGAGTGTTGGTCACCATTGGCTTCCTATCAAAACAGTTGTGGTCTCTCGCTTGCTGCATAGAATCGCACTGCATCATTATGAACTTGCCACGAAAAACGCTTGTATGTGGCTGCAGACGTTATCGCACGTGTAAAGTAGAACGACGCCTGGCTGGTACTCCCCTCCGTTTAAATATACTGATATATGTCCGATTGGTGTGCCTATGCCGTATCCGCCGCTGTTCGATGCAACATGAAGGACGAAATCGGCATCAGATGGGTCTAATCTGTCGTCAGATCCAAGGTGCCTGACGCAGGGGCCTGTAGGATCAAGTGCCAGGAGCCTGGAGATGTTTCTGCCAGTGATTTGTTAGAAGTTCTTGGCTATAAAAGACATGGACACGCCTCCGAGGCTGAGGCCGACCAACTCTAGTTTCTTCGGGTCGAGACCGACCGTAGTCAGGTTGGCTAGCATTCCAGCGACGTGCTTTATAGCCTTGCCTTGCTCATTTATagttaaattctaccagccagcacAAAATATGAAgttataatttgtatgaaattactttgttaTCTTGTGGataatatgcaattttgctatctgtatTCGAATAgcaaagcctttaccagttggtgtggtgaaaaatattttctaaatgaaCCATAAAAATTACCCTATAGGGCCACTCAGTCCGATATTAGTCCTATGATTCTTCGTAGTTTGAAGATCGAGCTAAGTAAAATTTTAGAACTCCTCATGGTTTGACGGTCGATaagacagatagtctaagaaaaaaacatacctcaataccatacagaaaaaggtacggtggcctagatggcattacacctttggggtacgctcagctagatggcgctatattaatatttgacattttaaaacatatcaagctaagaatatgggccaaatcacggccaaattgtcaaaactgaggttcaaaagttttaagcctgtgtcaagagatggcagtctatgcactgtgacacagtataaagcagtaataactcttctaacaaacttcactccgcgcggtgtgtcgaaaactactctccatatgcaccgaatacatgcgaaactggtaagtattgggctggacagtcggggccgcgtttgcgcgctgtgttgacgtgttgagttcgggagaaaatgacgtcagcaccgaagacatattttcgttactgtagtgtttatgggtgtatggagaacagttctcaaaattcggaaatgtcagaatgttctttagaattcctagacacacagaaaagtaagtggttgttatatttttgcagtgttaggtacattattgcttacgttaatggcgtaaaagtgagatttaaagctagaatgacacattaaaaatttaaaatcaataaggatttatctgtaacgacatttaggtagatgctgcgatctatctagctcgaaagtttggtacctacttaaatattgtgcaaacatctattcaaacattttatgtaaatacgatttcgtcagtatttaagaaacaaacacgtacttgaatctttattagataaaaagttagaaagagcgttggtactagcatagcgccatacacagttactacgagtaggacagtagcacaggtacaaccctgcgtgaccttgcgcagtagtaacgaccgcgtcgccgctgccggagattaactactgatttatccttatactgtgactgtgatcacacattttatttcgacagtaactctctgatAATACTcgaactcgatcctctttggtactagGTACTAGGAAGCCAGATTTTTAACTTTGACCTATGGTATGGTTCATTTTCGATGTGAATATTCACATGCTATTGTTCGTTTTTTTCGTCGAACGTCATAGGAGTTAGGACCATTCGTCATATGACGAAACATATTTTACGCAGGTTAGGGTAGGTTGCACCAAAACGTTACCGTGTTTAATGTtttcaatttttagggttccgtaccaaaaaggtacaacaggaacctttacggtgcgactctgtccgtctgtctgtccttttgtcacattcctaaatatctcgagaactactaatgctatcaacttgaaatttggaatagttgtgaacattgtaaacctctacaaatagaaagtatattttttttatttattaattataattgtagaaaatggagtcattagagttatatgaaaacatgagattattttaactaggtagtttgaaagaaagtttgtacggaaccctcggtgggcgagtccgactcgcacttggccggttttttttattaagtttagAAAGCATCCATCGGAACCACACAAtaaatgagcaattcccgttaagtttgtacatttggatcacgtctccgattttgatattattttgaccTTCCTTTTTTGGCACCAGATTTCTACGTATaaattttcggtaacaaaaaaggaaagtttcatacaatcaacctaggacatttatttttgggaaacctagtggatcttgctcagcatcatggactctatcagcctactaatttttatcaaaatcggagacgtgatccaaatgtacaaacttaacggtaATTGCTCACATATCAATCTGAGGTATATTTTATGGTACCATAAATATACCTTAGTTACCTATGTTTATGCTAAAGTCATATTTAAGGTACCTATGTTTtctaattttaaacttattaatttaaattgtaCATTGTAATTGGTACATTACAACACAATACAGAGAATCGAGAATTAcggaataaataaaatgtatttggtTAAAAGTAGTTTTAAATAATCATACTTGTACTGCCATCTCGTGCTCAATAGCGAAACTAACTGGAATTTGATGCCACCAACCTAGCTGTCTTATGGCTCGACAATTTAGTTCTCTAAACAAATGTTAGATGTCGCGGCACCGTGTCTTTCTGAACAATGTTATGTTAGTACCACTGGAAAATTATAGATGGCGCGAACATTAAAACCACAGTAATTttctacaattttattattatagtacTTGATATCCTTTGGTAATTTTTTGAGATGGAATTTTTATTctgaaatcaataaataaaaaaaaatgtataaaaatttaTGAGAGGCCTTTTCCCAGCAGTGCTGCTGCTTAGCTGTGGGGcactcatacatacatacaacatacatacaatcacgccggtatcccataaaggggtaggcagagcacatgaactactcaagtttcagtgccactcttggcaaaaagaggttgaaagaaaactaaaattgtgacattgcagtgacaggttgccagcctctcgcctacgccacaattttaacccacttacataaaaattaaatcactcatataaaaattaaatagtacattacgatactagtgccaAGGACGATTACAATAAATGGTTCTTGCTAGTGCGAAGAAAaaatccttttcgcacgtgtatcctacgacgtttttcagtacagatggccctccgaagttccaacctgacaagaaatgcaccacttctcgcactagtgtgtaaaaaaagcaccatctgtactgaaaaataagtaaGTCTTCTGAAATTACCTCAATCATTTAATAAGTCGCAGGCTTTGCTTAGTCTGTATTGAGTCcaggggctaggttgatctgtgtaaggtggccgccaatatttaatatttttaaaagtgaCTACCATCCAAACATTACCCATAAAGGAACTTTGAGATCTTATGGCTGGACTTTGCGATTAGTCTCGTACAAATACGTATCCGATGTTACTTATCTAAGTACATCGAATAAAGGATAAAGGTCACTACAGATTTTGCATCATCTGCAGCTGTCTACCTGATCTCGCCACATTTGCATATAATCACAATTTTCTAATACGAAAGGACTTAACAAGGTCATTAAATAAATCATCGCTTCTCACTATTCTGAACCCTAACTATAATTTAATATGGTGTTATTTAAAAAGGGTCAGAATAGTAACGTAGGGTCAGCAAAGGAATTGATCAAACAAAAGTGTATTCACCATTCTTTTGTGGCTTTTTTTCCTGAGTATCTGAATCTATCGGACACCTGGTCCTTATTTGAATGTCTATTATTTTTCTGACCGTATGTGACCCCTGCTAAAGGATTAGAGTATTATTAGAGAAGGGTGTGTCAGACCCTTATTGTACAAAACATTTGGACCAGGTAATGCGTTTATTGAAAAAAGTTTTGGAACTTAATTATTACTTAAAGCATTTACTTAAACTGAAATGCAGCATCCCAATTACTAATAATCTAATAATTAACTCCCTACAAtagaatttaataataatttagtaCGCAGACGTCCGGATTTTTTTATCTTATAGTCTTGtaattagtccatcactttcaccCAATCATCATCATAAATTTAAGAGCTGGGCTCTTGTCGGTGAAGCAATCTCCAGCTATGTCTTTCTTGGGCTTTTTCTTTGACTGCCTGATACGACACGAcattcactttttctttcacttGGTCCATGTATTTGTATGCCCTCCTTGGCTTTCCCCTCTTTCGTCTTCCTTCTACCTTCCCTTCTATGATGATCTTGATGAATTCGTCGTGTCGTAACAGGTGTCCCAACATATTTACTCTTCTGCATTCAACAGTACTTAAAATACACctcttttctttctttcactCTGTTTAAGACTTCCTCGTTTCACCCAATAGCCcaattcattttagattccatcaactctcaaatagtccacGGCAAGGGCAGCATCCGCTCAGTGTACTTCCTAACATTTatttaaagtgtcaaaagtgtATCTACGTATTGTCTTCGGCTTCGCACACCCCACCCAAAGGTCCATACAGGATTACAGGTATATACATTTTGTACAAAATCTTACTTTTGCTGGTGTCTCCTTGTAAGTTATTTGCGATATAACCTGTGCTAGGAGGCACCGCTCTTCCTATTTCTTTATTCTACTTGCATTTAGCCAAAGGTTAAAAAAAACACCCTTTTATAAAATGTTGAGCATTTAATAAATACCAAGTCCCCTAGACGAAGGTTAGTCAAGAGCAAATAAAGTATACAGAAGCAGCAATTTCCTTTAAGTCTGGAGTTTTTCTAGCTCGGCACTTAATAAAACCTCGTTGGCGGATTCCGTATTCAAccgttgaaaaaaaaaaaagattatttatGAACTTC
This window harbors:
- the LOC125232216 gene encoding lipase member H-like, encoding MDFWKWFIATCFVVFSLDSVNSTEYIGEKGGAPNPHAFVKYCGMYTEPTKVTRKTLRKLYLSVMGKDGVVTPYNYFNVTDMLDHPDIDFKNKKTNVYVGSYMDFTTHPYGETMSKQYVLLGYNALILNYMDVHWRNFPYPVAAKLMHPVSRYAAEMLANLTAVGLDPKQLELVGWGFGGQTMGLVAKNYREITGKNISMLVALDPSGPCFRTNAPTDRLDPSDADFVLSVVTNMDGHGIATPLGQATFYVNGGEYQPADIWFAPCDVVCSHIKAYFFWLSALLNPKTFIGMKCDTIQQARQHDCYDRKPMVTNTMDLKVNKKKTGIFYVTTGNRYPYGMGKRGLRKEDNLVMRQLSMLNEKEVLTI